In the genome of Mogibacterium neglectum, the window CTGATTTCGAATATAAAGTGAGCAAGCTGCTTCGTGTACAGGATAGGCTCGTCCTGATTCTAAACACTCCTGCGAATAACCCAACGGGATATTCACTTTCACTTGATGAGTGGAAGAGCGTAATTGAGATTCTTGACAATGTGCCTTACGAAAAGGTAGTCGCTCTAGTCGTGGACATAGCATATATCGATTTTGCTGGAGACGAGAAGAATGTTAGAGAATTTATTCCAGAGCTTGAAAAGCTTAAAAGCAATGTGCTGCCACTACTTGCATATAGCACCTCAAAGACATTTACTTTCTACGGATTTAGATGTGCGGCACTGATTTGTCTGGCTGATAGTGAAGAGATTGCCGATGAATTCGTAAAGGTGTGCTCATATTCTAGCAGATCCACATGGTCTAACTCGCCTCGTGGACCACAGGAAGCAATCGCAAAGATTTATAGTGATAAAGAACTTCTGGCAAAGGTAGACGAAGAACGCAAGGAGTTCCGTGATATGCTGCTGGCGCGCGGAAGAGCTTTTGAAGAGGAGGCTAAGAAAGTTAATCTCAAAATAGTACCGTTTAGAGCAGGCTTTTTCGTATCTGTTCCATACGAAAATCCAGACGCATTAAGTGCAAAGCTTGAGGAAAGTGATGTGTACTGCGTACCTATGGATAAGGGAGTGCGGGTATCAATTGCATCAATATCTGAGGCTAAGTGCAGAAAGCTACCTGCAATTATCAAGGGCGCACTTGAGAGCCTATAGTCATAAAGTGTGGATTGTTAGTGAATAAAACAATATTCGGTTACTAATGTGTTGAAATGCATACACTGGTGATATATAATTATTTGGCAAACAAAAGAATATAACGAGCAAGGGGAGCGGTATCGCTGAGAGGTGATGTTGAAATACATTACGACTCTGAACCTGATTTGGATAATGCCAACGGAGGGAGAGTGCTGAATTACATGTGTAATACCCAAGCTAGGGTGTTACACATTTTTTATTGGATTGCTTTAGCATTGAATTCTCCTAGTGAGAACGGCTAAATTAATAAACAAGCGACTGAGTAGATTGCTATGATTGCATGAAAGATCATGAAGTTACATTAGGAGTCAAAACTATGAAAAATACAGTTAAGCAGGGCTTAGAGAAGTCGGTCTTGCGTGAAAGGCTTAGGCTATATGGAATACTCGGAGGTGAAACTCTGCAGGGCATCACCCATAGAGAAGCTGTCATACAAGCGATTGATGGTGGTATGACGTGTATCCAAATTAGAGAAAAGTATTTAGATGAAAGGCAGTTACTAAAGGTTATTTCTGAGATTAAGCCTCTCTGTGATGAGTCGAATGTTCCGCTGATAATAAACGATAATGTTGCGATATGTAAAGCTTCAGATGCTAGTGGGGTCCATCTTGGGCTAAGCGACGGTTCGATAGTTGAGGCAAGGAAGCTTCTTGGCGAAGAGAAGATTATCGGTGCGACTGCACACAATCTCGAGGAAGCTCTAGCAGCAGAAGCCGAAGGTGCTGATTATATAGGTGTGGGCGCTGCTTTTGGTTCTAATTCAAAGAGTGATGCAATTCAGCTACCTAGCCTTGATGTATACAACATGGTAACGTCGTCGGTAAAAATCCCCGTTATCGCAATCGGCGGCATCAATATTGATAATATCGGAGCACTAGCAGGTCGTAATCTTGCGGGGGTTGCGGTCATCTCGGCTCTGTTTGGGACACAGGATGTCAGGAAAAGCACAGAGGATTTAAGAAAAATGGCAGATAAGTTGCAACACGAAAAGACGAGGTCTGAGATATGAAAATTC includes:
- the thiE gene encoding thiamine phosphate synthase, coding for MKNTVKQGLEKSVLRERLRLYGILGGETLQGITHREAVIQAIDGGMTCIQIREKYLDERQLLKVISEIKPLCDESNVPLIINDNVAICKASDASGVHLGLSDGSIVEARKLLGEEKIIGATAHNLEEALAAEAEGADYIGVGAAFGSNSKSDAIQLPSLDVYNMVTSSVKIPVIAIGGINIDNIGALAGRNLAGVAVISALFGTQDVRKSTEDLRKMADKLQHEKTRSEI